One genomic segment of Rivularia sp. PCC 7116 includes these proteins:
- a CDS encoding thioesterase family protein produces MPFTYNRTIRFQDTDAAGVVYFANVLAICHEAYEAALESLGISIKQFFTNPSTAFPIVHADVDFMRPMYCGDKLFVDLTPLRIRTEEFEIDYKLYINEKLVAKAMTRHVSIDAASRNKIGLSAEIVKCLERLRQ; encoded by the coding sequence ATGCCTTTCACATACAATCGTACTATTCGCTTTCAAGATACCGATGCTGCTGGGGTTGTTTACTTTGCGAATGTTTTAGCTATATGTCATGAAGCTTATGAAGCTGCTTTAGAATCTTTAGGAATTAGTATCAAGCAATTTTTTACAAATCCATCAACGGCTTTTCCTATTGTTCATGCTGATGTTGATTTTATGCGCCCTATGTATTGCGGCGATAAATTATTTGTTGATTTAACTCCTTTAAGAATTCGTACAGAGGAGTTTGAAATTGATTATAAACTTTACATTAATGAGAAATTAGTCGCCAAAGCAATGACTCGTCATGTTTCTATTGATGCAGCGAGCAGAAACAAAATCGGATTATCGGCAGAAATCGTTAAATGTTTGGAAAGATTGCGTCAATAG
- a CDS encoding T3SS effector HopA1 family protein, translating to MITSYKNSLSNTFLEIAHKIEIESNFSIIHPDYQSFSLPPLMAETLEKSSTALQDKYLNLLLRNFIYGIYYNNSLQSVLAANISNPNLLLHQDLENNCVFERDTRFYNLLHENNQGTGYLDSDWRVVRQEPDGSFAVTKGGLTLHVEENDLEPAALSSKVDDLIAIRLPKNRLNNGFYLAVSNSGKQQQDDLQNVWSDLDAIGIFFNLNPQGAIALMHSLTDKLNNLEIPFTFQVPHHPLGCDRYDSGILNFQKQNYSIVQELLKEIYIDNQANFQPEVPLFSKYLAPGLSVAEQPIEKPLNKQSFGVNRCQIIANALLEAWEKGIESPQEKLNIIYQHFAWKSVDLECPYLNSNSEDIYDW from the coding sequence ATGATAACTTCTTATAAAAACTCTTTATCGAATACTTTTTTAGAAATTGCTCATAAAATTGAAATAGAATCTAATTTTTCTATCATTCATCCGGATTATCAATCTTTTAGTTTACCGCCTTTAATGGCAGAAACCCTGGAAAAAAGTTCCACGGCATTGCAAGATAAATATCTCAATTTACTCCTGCGTAATTTTATTTACGGTATTTATTACAACAACTCGTTACAAAGTGTATTAGCAGCAAATATTAGCAATCCCAACCTTTTATTACATCAAGATTTAGAAAATAATTGTGTATTTGAAAGAGACACGAGATTTTACAATCTACTCCACGAAAACAATCAAGGTACGGGCTATTTAGATTCCGATTGGAGGGTGGTACGGCAAGAACCCGATGGCAGTTTTGCCGTCACTAAAGGTGGTTTGACGCTGCATGTTGAAGAAAATGATTTAGAGCCAGCTGCCTTATCCAGTAAAGTTGATGACTTAATTGCTATCCGACTGCCTAAAAATCGTTTAAATAATGGCTTTTATTTAGCAGTGAGTAACTCAGGTAAACAACAGCAAGATGATTTACAAAATGTCTGGAGCGATTTAGATGCTATCGGCATATTTTTTAACTTAAACCCACAAGGGGCTATTGCTTTAATGCATAGTCTCACAGACAAACTAAACAATCTAGAAATCCCCTTTACCTTTCAAGTTCCCCATCATCCTTTAGGTTGCGATCGCTATGATTCGGGGATACTGAATTTTCAAAAGCAAAACTATTCGATAGTGCAAGAGTTATTAAAAGAAATTTACATAGATAATCAAGCTAATTTTCAACCAGAAGTACCATTATTTAGCAAATACTTAGCACCAGGGTTAAGTGTAGCCGAACAACCCATAGAAAAGCCCCTTAACAAACAAAGTTTTGGTGTAAATCGCTGTCAAATTATTGCAAACGCTTTACTAGAAGCTTGGGAAAAGGGTATCGAGTCACCCCAAGAAAAATTAAATATTATTTATCAGCATTTTGCTTGGAAGTCAGTTGATTTAGAATGCCCTTACCTAAATTCAAACTCTGAAGATATTTATGATTGGTAA
- a CDS encoding phosphotransferase family protein, protein MKLSLSSQNVIQYLQEAGLSSSEDGATADADLPHSSSRKNLSILVTKNGDRKLLVKQELAQEFNGIPCEFYNEWLFHQLLESFPVLGNIKALSPLVVHYDEENSILVRNYLWEYQGLASYYRHNLYFPPELANSIGNTLASLHRATFKRQKYRDFMATAPAGQIRYQYFNPAQGIDFLEPSIFGKVSSSGLSFYSSYQKYDFLESAIADLASAWNPCCLTHNDLKLENVLVHSRWQHLDNVDVKMIDWEACGWGDPAYDLGTLLAGYLKIWLESLVVDSTLELEESLELAAIPLEILQPSMLALTESYLKAFPMILDYRKDFIQSIIKYAGLGLINQIQDKINKQQNLHQTSLIALDFARNILTRTPEYVVDIFGKSELQILKPFVKSTKVSVVERENNLIPLFYEKTRLRGC, encoded by the coding sequence ATGAAACTTTCACTGTCTTCTCAAAACGTTATCCAGTATCTGCAAGAAGCAGGTCTGAGTAGCTCAGAAGATGGCGCAACCGCCGATGCAGATTTGCCACACAGTAGTAGCCGTAAGAATTTAAGTATACTGGTTACTAAGAATGGCGATCGCAAGCTTTTGGTAAAACAAGAACTAGCCCAAGAATTTAACGGTATCCCCTGTGAGTTCTATAATGAATGGCTGTTTCACCAATTGCTTGAATCATTTCCGGTTCTCGGCAACATAAAAGCGTTATCTCCGCTAGTAGTACATTACGATGAGGAGAACTCTATCCTCGTGCGTAACTATCTTTGGGAATACCAAGGATTGGCAAGCTATTACAGGCATAACCTATATTTTCCGCCAGAACTCGCAAACTCCATCGGCAATACTTTAGCATCATTGCATCGTGCGACTTTTAAACGTCAAAAGTACCGTGATTTTATGGCAACTGCTCCAGCTGGGCAGATTCGCTATCAGTATTTTAATCCGGCACAGGGCATCGATTTTCTAGAACCCTCGATTTTTGGCAAAGTTAGCAGTAGCGGGCTTTCGTTCTACTCTAGCTATCAAAAATATGACTTTCTAGAGTCTGCAATTGCCGATTTAGCAAGCGCATGGAATCCTTGCTGTTTAACCCATAACGATTTAAAACTAGAGAACGTTTTAGTACATTCTCGTTGGCAGCATCTGGATAATGTAGATGTGAAGATGATTGACTGGGAAGCTTGCGGTTGGGGCGATCCCGCTTATGATTTGGGAACTTTACTAGCCGGTTACTTAAAAATTTGGTTAGAAAGTTTAGTTGTGGATTCAACTTTAGAGTTAGAGGAATCTTTGGAATTAGCGGCTATTCCGCTGGAGATTCTTCAACCTTCAATGTTGGCTTTAACTGAGTCTTATCTGAAAGCTTTTCCGATGATTCTGGATTATCGTAAAGATTTTATCCAGTCGATTATCAAGTATGCCGGTTTAGGATTAATCAATCAAATCCAGGATAAGATTAACAAACAGCAAAATTTGCATCAAACCAGTTTAATTGCTTTAGATTTTGCCAGAAATATCTTAACTAGAACTCCAGAGTACGTAGTAGACATTTTCGGTAAATCAGAATTACAAATTCTGAAACCATTTGTAAAATCTACTAAGGTTTCTGTTGTGGAAAGAGAGAATAATTTGATTCCTCTTTTCTACGAAAAAACTCGTCTGCGCGGGTGTTAA
- a CDS encoding MGMT family protein: MSTYDLIYKTVRQIPVGKVATYGQIADLAGLHGKARLVGYAMFQVDRDVNDIPWHRVINAKGEISYSTVREGGDYLQKQMLEEEGIEFNSAGKINLNQYQWQPNFC, encoded by the coding sequence ATGTCTACATACGATCTTATTTACAAAACTGTTCGTCAAATTCCTGTTGGTAAAGTTGCAACCTACGGGCAAATTGCTGATTTGGCAGGACTTCACGGTAAAGCCCGCTTGGTGGGATATGCCATGTTTCAGGTAGATCGCGATGTTAATGATATTCCCTGGCATCGAGTTATTAATGCTAAAGGTGAAATTTCCTATTCAACCGTGCGTGAAGGAGGGGATTATCTGCAAAAGCAAATGTTGGAAGAAGAAGGTATTGAATTCAACTCAGCAGGAAAAATTAACCTTAATCAGTATCAATGGCAACCGAATTTTTGCTAA
- a CDS encoding TMEM14 family protein, translating to MQSIIAASLYGILSIIGGIIGYKTAGSKVSLISGTISGLLLLIAAYLQLQGQVWGSTLAVIITSILVIVFAVRLTKTRKFMPAGLMVILGLVALFSMLSQLLFSV from the coding sequence ATGCAGAGCATTATCGCAGCCAGCCTATATGGCATTTTATCAATTATCGGCGGCATCATTGGTTATAAAACAGCAGGTAGCAAAGTTTCGCTGATAAGTGGAACAATTAGTGGTTTACTATTGCTGATTGCTGCCTACCTGCAGCTACAGGGGCAAGTATGGGGTTCGACTTTAGCTGTTATCATCACTAGTATTTTAGTAATAGTTTTTGCCGTTAGACTTACTAAAACACGTAAATTCATGCCAGCAGGATTGATGGTTATTTTGGGTTTGGTGGCATTATTTTCGATGTTGTCTCAATTGCTCTTTAGTGTTTAG
- a CDS encoding ATP-binding protein encodes MNNQAIAKVQFLQRQAASLLLYQSVFEGEVGKAFLNLLQAIRYPNSEARDCLQAYGNFFKVLADKNQNWEEYLISQILTSENAFSTQSQLENLPPALIAAAKHDLQALQSFHECSVASLGEWVQSVANLPILPVVWYVEQKIQANYQLPLIEKLRTLEDWTDAVEDLTAFYRQYGTGIFAEYQAFRWQQGEFIGISYPDEVKLDELVAYESPKQTLIQNTEFLLSGQLALHVLLYGSRGSGKSSLVKALLNEYAERNLRLIEVAKSELKYLPLIVERLRNKPQKFIIFVDDLSFEEDDDAFKALKVVLEGSITARPKNVVVYATSNRRHLIREYFADRPQPKDADEVNAWDTVQEKLSFSDRFGLTLTFEPASQKTYLQIVQHLVKLSNIEISTSELTAQALQWATRHNGRSGRTARQFVDFLKAQKNLAQNETDKSE; translated from the coding sequence ATGAATAATCAAGCGATTGCCAAGGTTCAATTTCTCCAGCGTCAAGCAGCATCTCTTTTACTTTACCAATCTGTTTTTGAAGGGGAAGTGGGCAAAGCTTTTCTTAATTTATTGCAGGCTATACGCTACCCTAACTCTGAAGCCCGAGACTGTCTTCAGGCTTACGGTAATTTTTTCAAAGTTCTCGCCGATAAAAACCAAAATTGGGAAGAATATCTAATTTCACAAATCTTGACTTCTGAAAACGCTTTTAGTACGCAATCTCAATTAGAAAACTTACCTCCAGCTTTAATTGCAGCAGCAAAACACGATTTACAAGCATTGCAGAGTTTTCATGAATGCAGCGTTGCTAGCCTCGGTGAATGGGTGCAGTCTGTCGCCAATCTTCCTATATTACCGGTGGTATGGTATGTAGAACAGAAAATTCAGGCTAATTATCAATTGCCCCTGATAGAAAAATTACGAACTCTGGAAGATTGGACTGATGCTGTGGAAGATTTAACAGCATTTTATCGCCAATACGGTACGGGTATATTTGCTGAATATCAAGCTTTTCGCTGGCAGCAGGGAGAATTTATCGGTATAAGCTATCCTGACGAAGTGAAGTTAGATGAACTAGTTGCTTATGAATCCCCGAAACAAACTTTGATTCAAAATACGGAATTTTTATTATCGGGACAACTAGCACTGCACGTTTTACTTTACGGTAGTCGCGGTAGCGGTAAATCTTCTTTAGTCAAAGCTTTGTTAAACGAATATGCCGAACGCAATTTACGCTTGATAGAAGTTGCAAAATCCGAGTTGAAATATTTACCACTAATTGTCGAACGCTTAAGAAACAAGCCACAAAAATTTATCATATTTGTTGATGACCTTTCCTTCGAGGAAGATGATGATGCTTTCAAAGCGCTTAAAGTCGTTTTAGAAGGAAGTATTACAGCAAGACCTAAAAACGTTGTAGTTTATGCAACTTCCAATCGCCGCCACTTGATTCGGGAGTATTTTGCAGACAGACCCCAACCTAAAGATGCCGACGAAGTCAACGCTTGGGATACTGTCCAGGAAAAACTTTCATTTAGCGATCGCTTTGGTTTAACTCTGACTTTTGAACCCGCTTCTCAAAAGACTTATTTACAAATCGTTCAACATTTGGTTAAATTATCTAATATCGAAATTAGTACTAGTGAACTAACTGCCCAGGCTTTGCAATGGGCAACTCGTCATAACGGACGTTCCGGAAGAACTGCGCGACAATTTGTAGATTTTTTGAAGGCACAGAAGAATCTTGCTCAAAACGAAACAGACAAAAGTGAATAA
- a CDS encoding tellurite resistance TerB C-terminal domain-containing protein has protein sequence MQDSMVSNRFIIGIVAFGVSFGLTLVFTWWNFYTAIVTGIITILATYTATFIVDKKAEKKRRHYELQVVDSYYKRIQELESVQHGITLEVDRLEATRRALHQESNQLQHQVGDRRNQRDSLNRELSTFALQKRHLESEVVNLRDELKNLEKSKQEAENSFANITAEKRRLELNCNVSKSEITQLHAKIGELLQQREELDSNLILLDRLKPQLEERLYELRVQVEELETEQKKQQELFSSRNKKQEQLKADIKLLKNQKAEEKKQLEELQGQTSLLQEERDVLQNQVLELLQQLEGLNPELTISQAEAEEETEEFPFADLIESISIEPASDELPQEWKDLQQSLLEHEIKVLKAILEQVKVNSKIKKIAEQNISMPNLLIDSINERAQDTIGELIIATSNDIPELYDEYKENIQKIIAMSEGVESK, from the coding sequence ATGCAAGACTCTATGGTCAGCAATCGATTTATTATAGGTATAGTTGCCTTCGGGGTGAGTTTCGGTTTAACTTTAGTCTTTACCTGGTGGAATTTTTATACTGCCATTGTTACGGGAATTATAACTATACTTGCTACGTATACAGCAACATTTATTGTAGATAAGAAAGCAGAAAAAAAACGTAGACATTATGAATTACAGGTTGTAGATTCTTACTACAAGCGAATCCAAGAATTGGAAAGCGTGCAGCACGGCATCACTTTAGAAGTCGATCGCTTAGAAGCTACGCGTCGCGCTTTGCATCAAGAGTCAAATCAACTGCAACATCAAGTAGGCGATCGCCGCAATCAAAGAGATTCACTCAATCGAGAACTAAGTACCTTTGCGCTCCAGAAAAGACACTTAGAATCAGAAGTTGTTAATTTGCGGGATGAACTTAAAAATTTAGAGAAATCCAAACAAGAAGCGGAAAATTCTTTTGCTAATATTACTGCCGAGAAGCGGCGTTTGGAATTAAATTGTAATGTATCGAAATCTGAGATAACCCAGCTACATGCAAAAATTGGCGAACTCCTTCAACAGCGCGAAGAATTAGATAGTAATTTAATTTTATTAGATAGACTAAAGCCTCAGTTAGAAGAAAGATTATATGAGTTAAGAGTACAGGTTGAAGAATTAGAAACCGAGCAGAAAAAACAACAAGAGCTATTTAGTAGTAGAAATAAAAAACAGGAACAATTAAAAGCAGATATAAAGCTATTAAAAAATCAGAAAGCAGAAGAGAAAAAGCAGTTAGAAGAGTTGCAGGGGCAAACTTCATTGCTTCAGGAAGAAAGAGATGTGTTGCAAAACCAAGTTTTGGAGTTGCTGCAACAACTAGAAGGCTTGAACCCCGAGCTAACTATATCTCAAGCAGAAGCAGAGGAAGAAACAGAAGAATTTCCCTTTGCTGACTTGATAGAAAGTATTTCGATTGAACCAGCATCAGATGAACTACCGCAAGAGTGGAAGGATTTGCAGCAAAGTTTGCTAGAGCATGAAATAAAGGTGTTAAAGGCGATATTAGAGCAGGTAAAAGTTAACTCTAAAATTAAGAAAATTGCCGAACAAAATATTTCAATGCCAAATCTGTTGATTGATTCGATTAACGAGCGCGCTCAAGATACGATTGGTGAATTAATTATTGCAACGAGTAATGATATTCCCGAACTCTACGATGAATACAAAGAAAATATTCAAAAAATTATCGCGATGTCTGAAGGTGTGGAAAGTAAATAG